The genomic region ATTGGTGATGGCGCCATGACGGCCGGTATGGCTTTCGAGGCCCTCAACCACGCCGGCGTGGCCAATTCCAACCTGCTGGTTATCCTCAACGACAACTGCATGAGCATCGACCCCAACGTGGGCGCGCTCAAGGAATACCTCACCGACATCACCACCTCCCGCACCTACAACAAGGTGCGCGACGAGTTGTGGAACGTGCTCGGCAAGCTCAGCAAGTTCGGCCCCAATCCCCAGCAGATTGCCCGTAAAGTAGAGGCCGCCATGAAGGCCACCCTGCTCAAGCAAAGCAACCTGTTCGAGGCCCTGAACTTCCGCTACTTCGGCCCCGTGGATGGGCACGACGTGCAGCACCTGGCCACCATCCTCACCGACCTCAAGAGCATTCCGGGCCCCAAAATTCTGCACTGCGTGACGGTGAAAGGCAAAGGCTACGCCTTGGCCGAGAAAGACCAGACCCTGTGGCACGCGCCCGGCCTGTTCGATAAGGTGACCGGTGAAATCCACACCAAAACCTACGAGAAGCCTCAGGCGCCCAAGTACCAAGACGTATTCGGGCATACCATCGTGGAGCTGGCCGAGCAGAACGACAAGATCATGGGTGTGACGCCGGCCATGCCTTCGGGCTGCTCGCTGAACATCATGATGAAGGCCATGCCCGACCGCGCTTTCGACGTGGGCATTGCCGAGCAGCACGCTGTGACGTTCTCGGCCGGCCTCGCCACGCAGGGTTTGGTGCCGTTCTGCAACATTTACTCCTCATTCATGCAGCGCGCCTACGACCAGGTGCTGCACGACGTGGCACTGCAAAACCTGCACGTAGTGTTCTGCCTCGACCGCGCCGGTTTCGCCGGTGCCGACGGCCCCACCCACCACGGCTGCTACGATCTGGCCTACATGCGCTGCATCCCGAACATGGTAGTGTCGGCGCCGATGAACGAGGAGGAGCTGCGCAACCTGATGTACACGGCCACGCTGCCCGAAAACGCCGGTCCGTTCAGCATCCGCTACCCGCGCGGCGAGGGCGTGATGCCGGAGTGGCGCAAGCCGCTGAAGAAAATTACGGTGGGCACGGGCCGCGTGGTGCGCGAGGGCGAAGGCGTGGCGGTGCTCAGCATCGGCCACATCGGCAACTACGCCGTGAAAGCCACCCAGCAGCTCGCCGCCGAAGGCCTCAACCCCGGCCACTACGACATGCGCTTCTGCAAGCCGCTGGACGAGGAGATGATGCACCACATTGCCCGCCAGTACAAGTCCATCGTGACGGTGGAGGATGGCTGCCTGCCCGGCGGCTTCGGTGCGGCCGTGGTGGAGTTCCTCACCGACCATGGCTACAGCCTGCCCGTCAAGCGCCTCGGTATTCCCGACCGTATCGTGGAGCACGGCACCCAGGACGAGCTGTACAAAGAGTGCGGCTTCGACGCCGCCGGCATTGCCGCCGCCCTGCGCGAACTGAGTGGCAAGGTGGTAGCTGCCACGGAAAAAGTGCTGCTGTAAGACGCAGCTGCAAGAAGCAAAAGCCCCGTCGGATTCGTCCGGCGGGGCTTTGTTTTTTTCAGGCATGCTCCTTACTCCAGCTCCTGCTGCAGCAGCTGCAGTTCCAGCGTCATCTGCCAGACCAGCTCCTGGAGCTGCGCTACTATCTGCTCCACCAGCTGCGGCAGATGCTCCGCATCGAATGGGGCGCGCCAGTTGTCGAGTTCCACAACCAGGGGCAGCAGGCGGTACACCTGCAGGTGGTCGAGGCTGGGCTTGAGCTTGTGGGCCGCCGTGCGAATCTGCAGGGTATCCTGTTCCGCTATGGCAATGCGCAGCTCGTCTATGGCCTCACCGCAGCTCTCGATGAACGATTCCAGCATCAGCAGCGTGAACGACACGTCGTTCTGCCCGATTTTGCGCACGATGTCGAGGTTGTAGAGCGCGGCCGGGTCCGGCGTAGCAGCGGCAGGCACGAAGGTTTCCGCCATAGTGGCCGGATGCTCGCCCAAAGTCCAGATGCACAGCATCTTCACCAGCTCTTCCTCCTGAAATGGCTTGGCCAGATAGTCGTTCATGCCGGCGTGCAGACACTTTTCCCGCTCGCCTTTCACGGCATTCGCCGTCAGGGCAATGATGGGCGTGCGCAGGTGCAGATGCTGGCGCAGGTAGGCCGTGGCCTCCAGCCCATTCATCACGGGCATCTGCACATCCATCAGCACCACATCAAACGTGTTGTGGCGCGCCAGCTCCACTGCTTCGGCCCCATTTTCGGCCTCCTGCACCAGCAGGCCGGCGTTCTGCAGAAAGCCTTTCGCAATCTGGCGGTTGAAGTGATTGTCTTCTACCAGCAGCACCCGCTGGCCGCGCAGCTTCTCCCGGATGCTGGCCGTAATGAGTGTTTTGCGCGGCAGATCCTCGGCCGTGCCAACGGGCAGCCGCAGCCGGAACTGGCTGTTGGTGCCGCGGTGCTTCTGGCTGTCGATGCTGATTTCGCCGCCCATCAACTGCACCAGCTGCCGGCTGATGCTCAGCCCCAGGCCGGTGCCGCCAAAGCGGCGCGTAACCGACGTGTCTTCCTGGCTGAACTCCTTGAAAATATCCACCAGATAATCCGGGTCGATGCCAATACCGGTGTCGGCCACCGACCATTCCAGCACGATATGGCTGTCGTCGGCGCTGGCCTGAGCGCACGTAATCGTGACGGAGCCTTTCTCCGTGAACTTGATGGAATTGCCGGCCAGATTGAGCAGCACCTGCGTGATGCGGTACGGGTCGCCGAGCAGCACGGTGGGCAGGCGCTCATCCAGCTCCACCCGGAAAACGAGGCCCTTTTCCTCCGCCTTGAAATGCAGGCTTTTCTCCACCTGCAGCAGCAGCTCAGGCAGGCTGAAGCCGATGCGCTCGATGTGCAGCTGGCTGGCCCCGATTTTCGACAGGTCCAGAATGTCGTTGAGAATGACCAGCAGGTTTTCGCCGGACGTTTCGATGGCCCGCAGATACGTCAGCTGCACGGCATCGAGCGGGGTTTTGGCCAGCAGCTGGCCCATGCCCAGAATGGCGTTCATGGGCGTGCGGATTTCGTGGCTCATGTTGGCCAGGAAAAGCTCTTTGGCCCGCGCCGAATCCTCGGCCTGCTCTTTGGCGGCGCGCAGGTTGAGTTCCAGCGCCTTCTGGTGGGTAATGTCGAGCACGATGGCAATACTGCCGTACACTTGGCGGCCTTCCCCGTAGAGCGGGGCAGCACTTACCAGCAGCCATTTCAGCGCGCCGGCACTGTCGGTGATGGAAATCTCATACGTTTCCGACTCGCCCCGGCGGCGGCGCTGGTCGCGCTGCCGCGCCAGATTTATGTCTTCGGGCGTCATCAGCCGGTCGACGGTATGGTACTCGTTGAACGAGGCCCGGTCGTAGCCGGTAATGTCGCTGAAGGCCTGGTTGACGAACAGAACCTGGCGGTCGAGGTCCATTTCCACCAGGCCCATGTTCATGTTCTCGATGATGCCCCGGTACCGTTCTTCGCGCTGGCGCAGCGTGTCGTCGTTGTGCTTGCGCTCCGTGA from Hymenobacter canadensis harbors:
- the dxs gene encoding 1-deoxy-D-xylulose-5-phosphate synthase; the protein is MIVEPGALLAEINSPDDLKKLSPDQLVQVSQELRQFIVDTVSIYGGHFGASLGVVELSVALHYVFNTPYDQLVWDVGHQAYGHKILTGRRDRFPTNRRYHGMSGFPKRSESEYDAFGVGHSSTSIGAALGMAVASDYKKEFDRQHIAVIGDGAMTAGMAFEALNHAGVANSNLLVILNDNCMSIDPNVGALKEYLTDITTSRTYNKVRDELWNVLGKLSKFGPNPQQIARKVEAAMKATLLKQSNLFEALNFRYFGPVDGHDVQHLATILTDLKSIPGPKILHCVTVKGKGYALAEKDQTLWHAPGLFDKVTGEIHTKTYEKPQAPKYQDVFGHTIVELAEQNDKIMGVTPAMPSGCSLNIMMKAMPDRAFDVGIAEQHAVTFSAGLATQGLVPFCNIYSSFMQRAYDQVLHDVALQNLHVVFCLDRAGFAGADGPTHHGCYDLAYMRCIPNMVVSAPMNEEELRNLMYTATLPENAGPFSIRYPRGEGVMPEWRKPLKKITVGTGRVVREGEGVAVLSIGHIGNYAVKATQQLAAEGLNPGHYDMRFCKPLDEEMMHHIARQYKSIVTVEDGCLPGGFGAAVVEFLTDHGYSLPVKRLGIPDRIVEHGTQDELYKECGFDAAGIAAALRELSGKVVAATEKVLL
- a CDS encoding PAS domain S-box protein, yielding MNSLPPSFLSETGRSSFALLETLFDALVLLTPEGQVSWASTGFECLTGYADMPPAGLILDALVAAGTTPATFQQQLASAQPRQYTLELRQANGRRVPVRLKVAPQSEGLLGLLEALDTPPALTAEQQEQAALLEYLAGQAPGVLFQWRVGQGAAAGLRYVSPQLEPLFGLSRAQAHTLPRLLHPDDLPRWREAARRTRRLGEPFAFEGRLLVPGQPVRWLRANARLSGTDATGALYSGMLTDITQLRQAEEAVHNQEQRWRLAIEQFGDGAWEFNYATGEEYFSQAYHTMLGYAPDSPEPLPGSWEQHVHPADRALSLEAAGAYLRGEKPIYSVERRLRCYDGSYKWVLTRGLVTRRDAQGQPLTMTGVHTDISAVKETSLALEASTLRFSTTIANFQEGILLEDEHQRVVLANAALCRIFALDTAPDQLVGYNTRLLGQRIQHQFRQPEVFAQRYATIVRERQLVTAELFELADGRVVQGDFVPIFVAERYIGHLWKFQDITERKHNDDTLRQREERYRGIIENMNMGLVEMDLDRQVLFVNQAFSDITGYDRASFNEYHTVDRLMTPEDINLARQRDQRRRRGESETYEISITDSAGALKWLLVSAAPLYGEGRQVYGSIAIVLDITHQKALELNLRAAKEQAEDSARAKELFLANMSHEIRTPMNAILGMGQLLAKTPLDAVQLTYLRAIETSGENLLVILNDILDLSKIGASQLHIERIGFSLPELLLQVEKSLHFKAEEKGLVFRVELDERLPTVLLGDPYRITQVLLNLAGNSIKFTEKGSVTITCAQASADDSHIVLEWSVADTGIGIDPDYLVDIFKEFSQEDTSVTRRFGGTGLGLSISRQLVQLMGGEISIDSQKHRGTNSQFRLRLPVGTAEDLPRKTLITASIREKLRGQRVLLVEDNHFNRQIAKGFLQNAGLLVQEAENGAEAVELARHNTFDVVLMDVQMPVMNGLEATAYLRQHLHLRTPIIALTANAVKGEREKCLHAGMNDYLAKPFQEEELVKMLCIWTLGEHPATMAETFVPAAATPDPAALYNLDIVRKIGQNDVSFTLLMLESFIESCGEAIDELRIAIAEQDTLQIRTAAHKLKPSLDHLQVYRLLPLVVELDNWRAPFDAEHLPQLVEQIVAQLQELVWQMTLELQLLQQELE